One genomic region from Streptomyces sp. NBC_00582 encodes:
- a CDS encoding MbtH family protein encodes MSTNPFDDAEGRFLVLVNDEGQHSLWPSFAEVPGGWTVVFDENTREACLEYVETHWTDLRPRSLAASTD; translated from the coding sequence ATGAGCACCAACCCCTTCGACGACGCCGAAGGCCGTTTCCTGGTCCTGGTGAACGACGAGGGCCAGCACTCGCTCTGGCCGTCCTTCGCCGAGGTGCCCGGAGGGTGGACCGTCGTCTTCGACGAGAACACCCGCGAGGCGTGCCTGGAGTACGTGGAGACGCACTGGACCGACCTGCGGCCCCGGTCCCTCGCCGCGTCCACGGACTAG
- a CDS encoding GNAT family N-acetyltransferase, whose translation MPTTALPHPVPPYALLPATPLVRTACPEDATALAALSRPFVRAGALRERPLSLYAAHAADFLVVEALDGTLEGCLGLRVHPDGDRAPAGVLYNFCVARHRQGRGTGAHLLRAALATARARSLGALFTATTGDGGLFLRHGFTSTSPRPAPVEWVGSLDPRRNARILARAL comes from the coding sequence ATGCCGACCACGGCTCTGCCGCACCCCGTCCCGCCGTACGCGCTCCTCCCGGCGACACCGCTCGTCCGCACCGCCTGCCCCGAGGACGCCACCGCCCTCGCGGCCCTGTCCCGTCCCTTCGTGCGCGCGGGGGCGCTGCGCGAGCGGCCGCTGTCGCTGTACGCGGCCCACGCGGCCGACTTCCTGGTGGTGGAAGCCCTCGACGGCACGCTCGAGGGATGTCTGGGTCTACGGGTCCACCCGGACGGCGACCGGGCCCCGGCCGGTGTGCTGTACAACTTCTGTGTGGCCCGCCACCGGCAGGGACGCGGCACCGGGGCGCACCTTCTGCGGGCGGCCCTGGCCACGGCCCGAGCCCGGTCGCTGGGCGCCCTGTTCACGGCGACGACCGGCGACGGGGGCCTCTTCCTGCGGCACGGGTTCACATCGACGAGCCCGCGTCCGGCCCCCGTCGAGTGGGTCGGGTCCCTGGACCCGCGGCGCAACGCGCGGATCCTCGCCAGGGCGTTGTAG